One part of the Marinilabiliales bacterium genome encodes these proteins:
- a CDS encoding PorT family protein, with the protein MKSKIINIVILSVTISTVLHAGHITAQTGEEMINRVEMLEEGTLDTAVMQGDEPGRRTAQARRYDTTTISLGNRDITIIEANGKTDISISDRGRMDRPESYRRSRPFRGHWRGLDIGLNNYVNSDFSTSLGADMDYMELAAARSVNLGINVLQYSLAISDNNIGLVTGVGFEYNNYRFSNDVSIIKENREIVPVWYDDPGISVDRSRLRAIYLNVPLLLEFQTRHTSRARRAHFAAGVTGGVNIGSNTRVVYKDNSSRSRERVRDDFYLSPFRYGITLRAGYRSMNLYANYYPVALFQDGKGPELYPFAIGFSLLSF; encoded by the coding sequence ATGAAAAGCAAAATAATAAATATAGTTATCTTAAGTGTAACTATAAGTACGGTATTACATGCCGGGCATATAACTGCACAAACAGGCGAGGAGATGATAAACAGGGTTGAGATGCTGGAAGAAGGAACGCTTGATACAGCCGTAATGCAGGGCGATGAGCCCGGAAGAAGGACTGCACAGGCCAGGAGATATGACACCACAACCATATCGCTGGGCAACAGGGATATAACCATAATTGAGGCAAACGGGAAAACCGACATAAGTATTTCTGACCGGGGGAGGATGGACCGTCCAGAATCATACCGTCGCAGCAGGCCGTTCAGGGGTCACTGGAGGGGTTTGGACATCGGACTGAATAACTACGTAAATTCTGATTTTTCAACTTCACTTGGCGCCGATATGGATTATATGGAGCTGGCCGCTGCCCGTTCGGTGAACCTTGGAATTAACGTGCTGCAGTACAGCCTTGCCATTTCAGATAATAATATCGGGCTGGTAACCGGGGTTGGATTTGAGTATAACAACTACCGTTTTTCCAACGATGTAAGCATAATCAAGGAAAATCGTGAAATAGTCCCGGTATGGTATGACGACCCGGGAATCAGTGTCGACAGGTCAAGGTTAAGGGCCATATATTTGAATGTTCCCCTTCTCCTGGAGTTTCAGACCAGGCATACTAGCCGTGCGCGCCGGGCTCATTTTGCCGCGGGTGTTACCGGCGGTGTTAATATCGGATCAAATACACGTGTTGTTTACAAAGATAATTCCAGCAGAAGCCGGGAGAGAGTCAGGGATGATTTCTATCTTTCGCCTTTCAGATATGGAATAACTTTACGCGCAGGTTACAGGTCGATGAATCTTTATGCAAATTATTATCCGGTTGCCCTGTTCCAGGATGGGAAAGGGCCGGAATTGTACCCGTTTGCCATAGGGTTTTCCCTGCTAAGCTTCTGA
- a CDS encoding RNA polymerase sigma factor has translation MGIDAFNRCVDEHSDALFRFILKNIRDEEKARDIVQDSFEKVWQKIDTILPGKMKSYLFSTAYHTMIDAIRKEKSRVNFENIREEMYSDNGQYTDLNEVLHEAVTKLPAVQRSVIMLRDYEGYSYEEIAGITGLSESQVKVYIYRGRVFLKKYIGRMEVLI, from the coding sequence ATGGGAATAGATGCTTTCAACAGGTGTGTGGATGAGCACTCAGATGCCTTGTTCAGGTTTATCCTTAAGAACATAAGAGATGAGGAGAAGGCACGCGATATAGTGCAGGATTCCTTTGAAAAAGTGTGGCAGAAAATCGATACAATTCTGCCGGGGAAAATGAAATCATACCTTTTTTCAACAGCATATCATACTATGATAGATGCAATACGGAAAGAGAAATCCCGGGTTAATTTCGAAAATATCAGGGAGGAAATGTATTCAGATAACGGTCAGTACACCGATTTGAATGAAGTCTTGCATGAAGCTGTAACAAAACTGCCTGCAGTACAAAGGTCCGTTATAATGCTCAGGGATTATGAAGGGTATTCTTATGAAGAGATTGCCGGCATAACCGGACTCAGCGAATCACAGGTAAAGGTTTATATCTATCGCGGCAGGGTGTTTTTGAAAAAGTATATTGGCAGGATGGAGGTTCTGATTTAG
- a CDS encoding HesA/MoeB/ThiF family protein, translating to MGELNSLTELEKKRYKLQIMLPGIGATGQEKIRNARVLVVGIGGLGSQVLQYLTAMGVGTLGFLDHDVIEEVNLSHQVLYGMDDIGKLKAVVTRKRLSAMNPLVQFNMLNVQLKNDNTGSIVPGYDIVVDATNKREAHYLINDACLKYGKVMVLGCVCSKLEGRISVFNYNGGPSFRCISPKGHSKDPDDDKNITGMPGILPGVTGAYVANEVIRVITGSDDILSGRILLIDIFGHQNRTVPVSRNPANFENLPE from the coding sequence ATGGGAGAATTGAACTCACTTACCGAACTGGAAAAGAAAAGATACAAGCTTCAGATAATGCTACCGGGTATCGGGGCAACAGGCCAGGAGAAGATCCGGAATGCCAGGGTGCTTGTCGTAGGTATCGGGGGACTTGGATCGCAGGTATTACAGTATCTGACTGCCATGGGAGTTGGCACCCTTGGGTTTCTTGATCATGATGTGATAGAGGAGGTTAACCTCAGCCACCAGGTGCTTTACGGGATGGATGATATCGGAAAGCTTAAGGCAGTTGTTACCCGAAAAAGGCTTTCTGCGATGAATCCGCTGGTCCAGTTCAACATGCTTAATGTACAGCTTAAGAATGACAATACTGGATCCATTGTGCCCGGATATGACATTGTTGTGGATGCCACAAATAAAAGGGAGGCGCACTACCTGATCAATGATGCATGTTTGAAATATGGAAAGGTTATGGTTCTGGGTTGTGTGTGCAGCAAGCTGGAAGGCAGGATTTCGGTGTTCAATTATAATGGCGGACCCTCCTTCAGGTGCATCAGCCCCAAAGGTCATTCAAAAGATCCGGACGACGATAAGAACATAACTGGAATGCCAGGCATCCTTCCCGGTGTGACCGGTGCGTATGTCGCCAACGAGGTTATCAGGGTGATAACCGGAAGTGACGATATCCTGTCAGGCAGGATATTGCTGATAGACATATTCGGGCACCAAAACCGTACAGTTCCTGTCTCCAGGAATCCGGCAAATTTTGAGAACCTGCCGGAATAA